Proteins encoded by one window of Lepeophtheirus salmonis chromosome 3, UVic_Lsal_1.4, whole genome shotgun sequence:
- the LOC121114181 gene encoding uncharacterized protein, whose translation METLQSIFDSLSGSMNLGWRDGSFLEWIVSGVPSLNEIEGEGPFGKAKGAFVKHFPGVFLDEGEEEELLTRLKLTLFVSYLASVKHGWQPLKKLLLGLKIHEQRVIERIFSYLLEDKWDETLVKSVKMDTSEASAVPISSYATTPIRRLKRLKSPSSPSTFNYSPSTHFPTLREFFSSPITTQISKYQRIAEDQKRILSLVRLELDQEKLETLNLMKEREELIKDRQTLKKSLAIARQNLLDNQVDMEEEDEEAAYGELQRRLAEKKDSEKYIISLEEQLSETVSEKDVLKRTVNSHKTKLDEMSFRNTELSTKNIQLQVSLSQENDMNTDLNNKCNELEVQVKELQEILNSKRSSKENAGKLLATQLKSGVSVSDISLDDPLMSMPPSPEGENMANALVIPELEEQLALITEERDNFEKRTSLCEEELVLKREEVNHLSDNLCELRQCSENYKLIVENLEKEKTTMDKYLEELTLRKELLQNDYEKVIMDCNSSKEIIKDINQVNEDLQCKINTLNNEIIELRESNSKELNALSANLISSQTSLESLKSHNRSLCDDIETHKSIQSKYESEMKEQKMQIMSITEDLNSLKSVNENLQNEHNIISSDSQSQISSLSTTVDNLKNDQTQLISENEKLICKNRDLTTQLCDYQTKINELTDKNLQLSTQVQECNFQISTINKDLENCAAKNGEFEGKISHLETHSKKLEDEKLENLKKLRCCKDENDNLIAVLKTNEEKLKKDHEELIQNNHSLIAQLSDCKLEIESLQKNTGNLKEKCDFYKGVINTNEDKLREVNDINDKLMQDMEFSKEQNTATLHESEERLNALNKELSMTISAKDKEISNLKSDNCNNQDKSLKKEELLMESNNECKKLNEVIKSLNEEIISKTKVFDSELNSFKENISTHEETLSSFKNNVHELKEKLRTKDEEIESLNTGLNTFSTETFEIKKNLEDIKESKKLIESSLLTANESLKKFETDIKTKTDLIQNLDCKNTELDKIVSNLQKEKVDIEQLSNSQKSELAKLLGELKLLQKDMNSKTEEFNRITSENVKLTSEVKELKASNSTANDAEGNAKTVLEEVKSNLSSKIEEMSTKFESDIKVKTDLIQNLEWKNTELDKIVSNLQKEKVEMKELSNSQKRELANLSDELKLLQKDMNSKTEEFNRVTSENVKLISEVKELKTSNDAESKAKTVLEEVKSNLSSKIEDMSTKFESDIKEKTDLIQNLECKSTELDEIVSNLQKEKVEMKELSNTQKSELANLSDELKLLQKEMNSKTEEFNRIISENVKLTSEVKELKTSNSTENESEGNAKTVLEKVKSNLSSKIEEMSTIQLQLNKELKDKNREYDSLLSQSNAMKIDIIALKKSLDSKSTDYANLQNEVIDFKNKAETKQKEIEALNAEGSKWESNSKFENESLSVQVCELSAELDIKNKALHDLKKDYNIIKDEKSSIESSNKELTNQISKALNAVDNCEKEVTVINNSLSTLEAENLQLREELNALRLTLQNTKSELDNRDLDNLTEKGKYETQLQSYKDEIKTFKKEYSTEELSLQNKFNDKIEKLKEEMEAKSKNDLASQKSRYEVRVKDITEKVTKQYKMKIEQFAKEKDSEMDKLNQKSQDFEKKYNIAKVKLSELVSKLEEMTKENSALQKKYTGTKSMILKLKDENEHTLNKYSHEVSNSMEIETLKRQLNKVQTDNRQLNVQLSTAELKIRSLQKEVTTLNSQQTYQSILPTAQISPARSVFKIPSAGDTPGRTRNGRTQSESNFNTRRPPNGVGALFNVDDEEGEMFSNSYLSDVKEGICTVNQSGRLSELCRRNTLQPSHLKSSYPIETQFYNTDQFKENELQEGKVLTDVRSITKGTANLSVNSPAMNTRSRRTTIGGSANVSPLSTRKRAVLDNSSFNSNTSSIIRYEAKRSRKEAQQTSYSKPGPPTPAKNKSFHSNTSMNRSSTSDFAGLENTPSIRSTQSPNVSNRSLRSRIVDTPLTLKRAVRSAWKKKKSYNMKGKVEENASVIVLDKKRTPLKRLDKRK comes from the exons ATGGAGACTCTTCAAAGCATATTCGACAGCCTCTCTGGCTCCATGAATTTGGGTTGGAGAGATGGAAGTTTCTTGGAGTGGATCGTGAGCGGCGTTCCGAGTTTGAATGAGATTGAGGGTGAAGGACCTTTCGGTAAGGCCAAAGGAGCCTTTGTGAAGCATTTTCCAGGCGTTTTTCTGGACGAAGGTGAAGAAGAAGAACTTTTGACCCGTCTGAAACTCACTCTTTTCGTCTCCTATTTGGCTTCCGTGAAGCACGGATGGCAGCCCTTGAAAAAGCTTCTTTTGG GGTTAAAAATCCACGAGCAACGCGTGATTGAAAGGATTTTCTCTTACTTGCTCGAAGATAAATGGGACGAAACTCTGGTGAAATCCGTGAAAATGGATACAAGTGAAGCCTCGGCTGTTCCTATCTCCTCGTATGCCACAACCCCCATCAGACGTCTCAAACGTTTAAAATCCCCTTCCTCACCCTCTACTTTCAACTACTCTCCCAGCACTCATTTCCCGACTCTCCGGGAATTCTTTTCCTCCCCCATTACGACACAGATATCCAAATATCAAAGAATTGCTGAAGATCAAAAGAGAATTTTAAGTTTGGTTCGACTAGAGCTAGATCAAGAAAAGTTAGAGACTCTTAATCTTATGAAAGAGCGTGAAGAGCTCATTAAAGATCGGCAAACTCTCAAAAAATCCCTTGCCATTGCGAGGCAAAATTTGCTTGATAATCAAGTTGACATGGAGGAAGAGGACGAAGAAGCTGCATATGGAGAATTACAGAGGCGTTTAGCCGAGAAAAAGGACTCTGAGAAATATATCATTTCTCTTGAAGAGCAATTGAGTGAAACAGTAAGTGAAAAAGATGTATTAAAAAGAACAGTGAATAGTCATAAAACAAAGCTTGATGAAATGTCATTTCGAAATACTGAACTCAGcactaaaaatattcaactcCAAGTATCGCTAAGTCAAGAAAACGATATGAACACCGATCTTAATAATAAGTGCAATGAGTTAGAGGTTCAAGTCAAGGAGTTGCAAGAAATCCTTAATTCAAAGCGTTCGTCAAAAGAAAATGCGGGAAAATTATTAGCGACTCAACTAAAGAGTGGCGTTTCTGTATCGGATATTAGTCTAGATGATCCACTGATGTCTATGCCACCATCTCCCGAAGGAGAAAACATGGCAAATGCGCTAGTGATTCCTGAATTGGAAGAGCAGTTGGCACTCATAACAGAGGAGCGtgataattttgagaaaagaacAAGTCTTTGTGAGGAAGAATTAGTTTTAAAACGTGAAGAAGTGAATCATCTTTCAGATAATCTATGTGAATTACGCCAATGTAGTgaaaattataagttaattgTCGAAAacttggaaaaagaaaaaacgaccATGGACAAATATCTTGAGGAACTAACTCTCCGAAAAGAATTGCTTCAAAACGATTATGAGAAAGTAATAATGGACTGCAATTCttctaaagaaattattaaggACATAAATCAAGTCAATGAAGATCTTCAATGTAAGATAAATACGCTTAATAATGAGATAATCGAATTACGTGAATCGAATAGTAAAGAATTGAATGCTCTATCAGCTAATCTAATTTCTTCTCAAACTTCTCTTGAAAGCCTGAAAAGTCATAATAGATCCTTGTGTGATGATATAGAAACTCATAAGtctattcaatcaaaatatgaaagtgAAATGAAAGAACAAAAGATGCAAATAATGTCAATAACGGAGGATCTCAACTCACTCAAATCAGTCAATGAAAACCTTCAAAATGAacacaatattatttcttctgaTTCCCAGTCTCAAATATCCTCATTGAGTACAACTGTTGACAATCTTAAAAATGACCAAACTCAGCTTATTAGTGAGAACgagaaattaatttgtaaaaacagGGATTTAACTACTCAATTATGTGACTAtcagacaaaaataaatgaattaacggataaaaatttacaattgtcCACTCAAGTACAGGAGTGTAACTTTCAAATATCCACCATAAACAAAGATTTAGAAAATTGCGCGGCAAAGAATGGTGAATTTGAAgggaaaataagtcatttagAGACCCATTCCAAAAAGTTAGAAGATGAAAAGttggaaaatttaaagaaattgagaTGTTGTAAGGACGAAAATGATAACTTGATCGCAGTTCTTaaaacaaatgaagaaaaattgaaaaaggacCATGAAGAATTAATTCAGAATAATCATTCCTTAATTGCTCAACTCTCTGACTGTAAATTAGAAATTGAgtctcttcaaaaaaatactgGCAATCTTAAAGAAAAGTGTGATTTCTACAAAGGGGTTATTAATACTAATGAAGACAAACTAAGAGAGGTGAatgatattaatgataaattaatgcAAGATATGGAATTTTCTAAGGAGCAAAACACTGCAACTTTACATGAATCAGAAGAAAGATTGAATGCTCTGAATAAGGAGTTAAGTATGACTATCAGTGctaaagataaagaaatttcCAACCTTAAAAGCGATAATTGTAATAATCAAGATAAAAGTCTTAAAAAGGAGGAACTGTTAATGGAGTCTAACAATGAATGTAAAAAGCTTAATGAAGTGATCAAatcattaaatgaagaaatCATCTCCAAAACTAAGGTATTTGACTCTGAACTCAAtagtttcaaagaaaatatatctaccCATGAAGAGACACTttcctcatttaaaaataatgttcatgaaTTAAAAGAGAAACTCAGAactaaagatgaagaaattgagTCTCTTAATACTggattaaatacattttccacggaaacttttgaaataaagaagaatttaGAAGACATAAAAGAGTCTAAGAAGTTAATTGAATCTTCCCTATTAACGGCTAAtgaatctttgaaaaaatttgaaactgatattaaaacaaaaacggATTTAATTCAAAATCTTGATTGCAAAAATACTGAGTTAGACAAAATAGTGTCAAATcttcaaaaggaaaaagttgACATCGAACAACTTTCTAACTCGCAAAAAAGTGAATTAGCTAAACTTTTAGGTGAATTAAAATTGCTACAAAAGGACATGAATTCTAAAACCGAGGAATTTAATCGTATTACTTCTGAAAATGTGAAACTAACTTCTGAAGTGAAAGAATTAAAGGCCTCAAACTCAACTGCAAATGATGCTGAAGGTAATGCTAAGACTGTCCTTGAAGAGGTTAAATCCAAtctttcttctaaaattgaagaaatgTCCACAAAGTTTGAATCTGATATTAAAGTGAAGACGGATTTAATTCAAAATCTTGAGTGGAAAAATACTGAGTTAGACAAAATAGTCTCGAATcttcaaaaggaaaaagttgaaatgaaagaactttCTAACTCACAAAAAAGGGAATTAGCTAACCTTTCAGATGAATTAAAATTGCTACAAAAGGACATGAATTCTAAAACTGAGGAATTCAATCGTGTTACTTCTGAAAATGTGAAATTAATTTCTGAAGTGAAAGAATTAAAGACCTCAAATGATGCCGAAAGTAAGGCTAAGACTGTCCTTGAAGAGGTTAAATCCAAtctttcttctaaaattgaagACATGTCAACAAAGTTTGAATCTGATATTAAAGAGAAGACGGATTTAATTCAAAATCTTGAGTGCAAAAGTACTGAATTAGATGAAATAGTATCAAATcttcaaaaggaaaaagttgAGATGAAAGAACTTTCTAACACACAAAAAAGTGAATTAGCTAACCTTTCAGATGAACTAAAATTGCTGCAAAAGGAAATGAATTCAAAAACTGAGGAATTCAATCGTATTATTTCTGAAAATGTGAAATTAACTTCTGAAGTGAAAGAATTAAAGACCTCAAACTCAACTGAAAATGAATCTGAAGGTAATGCCAAGACTGTCCTTGAAAAGGTTAAATCCAAtctttcttctaaaattgaagaaatgTCGACTATTCAATTACAGCTCAATAAGGAGCTAAAAGATAAAAATCGTGAATATGATTCCCTCCTCTCACAGTCTAATGCCATGAAGATTGATATTATAGCCCTTAAGAAGTCTCTTGACTCAAAGTCTACGGATTATGCTAATCTTCAAAACGAGgttattgatttcaaaaataaagcgGAGAcgaaacagaaagaaattgagGCTTTAAATGCTGAAGGAAGTAAATGGGAAagtaattctaaatttgaaaatgagtCCCTATCAGTTCAAGTATGTGAACTCAGTGCGGAGTTGGATATTAAGAACAAGGCATTGCATGACTTGAAAaaggattataatattatcaaggATGAAAAATCTTCAATTGAGTCTTCAAATAAAGAACTAACTAATCAAATCAGTAAGGCATTAAATGCTGTGGATAATTGTGAAAAGGAAGTGACGGTTATTAATAATTCACTCTCTACTTTAGAGGCGGAGAATTTACAGCTACGTGAAGAATTAAATGCCCTTAGACTAACTCTTCAAAATACCAAGTCCGAGTTAGATAATCGGGACCTTGATAATCTCACTGAGAAGGGAAAGTATGAAACTCAACTTCAATCTTACAAGGatgaaataaaaacctttaagAAAGAGTATTCGACCGAGGAGCTTTCTCTCCAAAACAAGTTCaatgataaaattgaaaaattaaaagaagaaatggaAGCTAAGTCTAAAAATGACTTAGCTTCTCAAAAGTCGCGCTATGAAGTTAGAGTAAAGGACATTACAGAAAAAGTGACTAAGCAATATAAGATGAAGATTGAACAATTTGCCAAGGAAAAAGATTCGGAAATGgataaattgaatcaaaaatctcaggattttgagaaaaagtacaATATTGCCAAGGTTAAATTATCTGAATTAGTTTCTAAACTTGAAGAAATGACAAAGGAGAACAGTGctcttcaaaagaaatatactgGAACCAAGAGTATGATATTAAAGCTTAAAGATGAAAATGAACATACTCTAAATAAATACTCACATGAGGTTAGTAATTCCATGGAAATTGAGACACTTAAAAGACAATTGAATAAAGTTCAAACGGATAATCGCCAGTTAAATGTTCAACTTTCTACCGCTGAGCTCAAAATCAGGTCATTACAAAAGGAGGTGACGACTCTTAACTCTCAACAGACGTATCAATCTATTTTACCCACAGCTCAAATATCTCCTGCTCGTTCTGTTTTCAAAATTCCATCAGCTGGAGACACTCCAGGAAGGACAAGAAATGGAAGAACGCAGTCCGAGTCTAACTTTAATACTCGCCGACCTCCTAATGGTGTAGGCGCCTTATTCAACGTGGACGATGAAGAGGGAGAAATGTTTTCCAATTCATATTTATCAGATGTAAAAGAAGGGATATGTACCGTTAATCAGAGTGGACGTTTAAGTGAATTGTGCCGGCGAAATACGCTTCAACCCTCACACCTGAAGTCATCCTATCCCATTGAAACTCAATTCTACAATACCGACCAATTCAAAGAAAATGAGCTACAGGAAGGGAAGGTACTGACAGATGTGCGGTCTATTACCAAAGGAACAGCTAATCTGAGCGTAAATTCACCTGCTATGAATACCCGTTCCCGTCGAACCACCATTGGGGGTTCAGCCAACGTATCTCCTTTATCTACTAGAAAAAGGGCCGTTCTTGacaattcatcttttaattcaAACACAAGTAGTATTATTAGGTATGAGGCTAAACGTTCAAGAAAGGAAGCTCAACAGACGTCCTACTCTAAACCTGGTCCACCAACTCCTGCTAAAAATAAAAGCTTTCATTCTAATACGAGCATGAATAGATCTTCTACTTCTGATTTTGCT gGACTGGAAAATACTCCGAGCATCAGGTCCACCCAATCTCCCAACGTGTCAAATCGATCTCTTCGATCCAGAATAGTAGATACACCTCTAACTCTAAAGAGGGCCGTTCGAAGTgcttggaagaagaaaaagtcttACAATATGAAGGGAAAAGTAGAGGAAAATGCATCCGTGATTGTATTGGATAAAAAGAGAACTCCTTTAAAACGATTGGATAAAAGGAAataa
- the Nup214 gene encoding uncharacterized protein Nup214, which produces MSVVRSPDPKEISELQFSSIGNFQIGDWRDEVNDLSDAPGNAVGVSNKFSRLYLGCKNELVILDSCAIENSTSPEPLGRIPLPSRPKFVSLNADQTTLAVVLQHEQKAKIYLFDTRALENKDFKPFLEIPDWTPPGAAVCDLSWNPVVSSKFCAVYSNGSFALYIVSDGKADMSSLPAAEGIRCVSWSPKGKQLVTGKRTGVLTQYTPDLKEAKTVPCPSINGSLLSVASILWISTYQFAVGYQDSPSNRPSLYIVQSSKTGATSYTNYDDVTYATGEAPNQRFSFKIINEWNLLLCVSTCSMELAVLGGSPDNSIWHQWMFANERAEMPMKDHKDERYPVGMGISFNSKKILAITEASSLPHPMPILYLLSADGLLCCFYIKNLFNGSKNITTGASPFTLEGIRSGLSSINIPKPIGQTMKSTPEVITTLPVTSKVLPSSTTSISSPFGSCNIPFGSVANSATQPPLFGAKTTTSGTTFFSGALSTPVAASIAPVSSSPINTTSDSAVHKVSSEMPPPAFISSGTSSLPFGGNTEKQAPIPPVTKALVKDTFTKPPPSKNEDPKLQPQTKKNPEVPVRIFRKAIEDEISFFQKEIDEFKNKTLDFKIEIGSNEDKLNLKKNTEELDKFCVNVCEITNAQTKEISCLQNLNLEGFEWIEEARSRDVRNNDPKYLKALRGRALDPLSQKKLDNVLSKYMYLDQQLREVNNVLDVEWEDHQNSIRKKNRYNSSQSTPSRDTIYKALLNNHKVLEAQKFQVESLVEKVNEIAMKENIFNKVDSSFNNGINEISDALEKSVFSLRNQSASFKKKDDLSSPIKTFSPKKEAALRQFLALKGSVKVRSTKPTNLSESRFLKLDSNEEMNNSKNLIQALYTESKENINLNNSVEKIKSEKETNKKPSIDNSKANVTTPFMSNSLASIPKSVTVTSVPNSKQKSATSSTMGFGSSLPFGREPNTTVFSTGTTSTKLFNSTSGTPITTSTSLGISATNTKSSGSQNSTPTTGSSVFKLTSSSTTPVPTTSSVGFTSSNTPLSKPGPFSGGFGGNSSGFAFKTEVPTTEKVDSTPIAASSPFSMGTSHPKVSDQIKSTIVPSHTSTVTTTNSSSSSAVSTSASTSGIFGTSTTPLTSPGIFGSTPKSTPSSVFSSSNNNNILSETSTGIFGTKTNSANSLSVFGSSSAPVSTSAGIFGGASVTSTGGGTSTPKLNSTATTIIFGGASTNTTSSESSPIVSSTLTQCTLSKPSSTSTTSVFGTGSISTSANKNIFNSADKPSSGIFSSPCTVPNTSEKQGVFGTSSNTPIKSSSGIFEASNTSDKPSSSIFGATSSSSSETKKDTSGIFSTPSTVSNEPLATTTSVPNVVASSSVLSSSSSASSNIFAGTNTVTSTLNTTTPANTAPTTSTTTSWLGSTGSGNLFSNSANPSTPCVTGVFGQNSLTGSQSSSIFGGNGGKPPSTTQNSIFSSGVAKTSSIFGDTKAAATPTPSSVFNHSTTPSSVSFASSTTGGNAFSINTIKTTASDFTNTSSTFGNTTTTSTSGSIFGGANNSGTPPAFGGGSVFGSNPTSSQPFSNTSVFASPSSSNNNNNASSSSGIFSGLGSAPDPANNSKNIFSTASNFGSTPPPSNLFGGGAGGTSNTFGNSAPSTPQTGMGSSFSGNTPSSQGFGSPKSTVGGFGNAPTFGVNPSFGGTASFGGAPSFGSSSFGGVKLSSTTYFRITISWFIHVW; this is translated from the exons ATGTCGGTGGTCCGCAGTCCAGATCCAAAGGAAATATCTGAGCTTCAATTTtcctctattggaaattttcaaattggtgATTGGAGAGATGAAGTCAACGACTTGTCCGATGCGCCTGGAAATGCCGTTGGCGtctcaaataaattttctcGCCTCTATTTGGGTTGCAAAAATGAACTCGTGATTTTGGATTCCTGTGCAATTGAGAATTCCACTTCTCCGGAGCCCCTTGGACGGATCCCTTTACCAAGTCGTCCAAAGTTTGTG AGCCTTAATGCAGATCAAACGACCCTTGCTGTGGTTCTACAACATGAACAAAAGGCCAAAATCTATTTGTTCGATACAagagctttagaaaataaggattttaagccatttttagAG ATCCCGGATTGGACACCGCCTGGAGCAGCAGTATGCGATTTATCTTGGAATCCTGTCGTCAGTTCTAAGTTTTGCGCTGTTTATTCTAACGGTAGCTTTGCTCTTTATATTGTGTCTGATGGAAAGGCAGATATGTCCAGTTTGCCAGCAGCTGAGGGCATTAGATGTGTATCTTGGTCACCCAAGGGAAAACAACTTGTCACGGGTAAAAGGACAGGAGTTTTAACGCAATACACACCAGATTTAAAAGAGGCCAAAACTGTGCCATGCCCATCTATTAATGGATCTCTTTTATCAGTTGCATCTATTTTGTGGATATCGACTTATCAATTTGCTGTGGGATATCAGGATAGTCCTTCCAATAGACCTT CATTGTATATCGTTCAATCTTCCAAAACTGGAGCAACTTCTTATACTAATTATGATGATGTAACTTATGCCACTGGAGAAGCTCCTAACCAAagattttccttcaaaataattaacGAGTGGAACTTATTACTATGTGTTTCCACATGTTCTATGGag TTGGCTGTTTTGGGAGGCTCTCCAGATAATTCAATTTGGCATCAATGGATGTTCGCTAATGAAAGAGCTGAGATGCCGATGAAGGATCATAAGGATGAGCGTTATCCAGTTGGAATGGgtatttcttttaattcaaagaagattctagcAATTACAGAAGCTTCTAGTCTCCCCCATCCCATGCCTATTCTTTATCTCCTTTCGGCCGACGGTCTACTTTGTTGcttttacataaaaaacttatttaatggatcaaaaaat atTACTACAGGAGCTTCACCATTTACTCTAGAGGGTATCAGATCTGGATTGTCGAGTATCAACATTCCCAAACCAATTGGACAAACAATGAAATCGACTCCAGAGGTGATCACTACTCTGCCGGTTACTTCTAAAGTACTTCCTTCCTCTACCACGTCTATTTCGAGTCCATTTGGATCATGTAATATTCCTTTCGGTTCTGTAGCCAATTCAGCCACGCAGCCTCCTCTATTTGGTGCAAAAACGACCACAAGTggaacaacatttttttctggAGCACTATCAACTCCTGTAGCGGCTAGTATTGCACCAGTCTCTTCTTCGCCAATAAATACAACTTCTGACTCAGCCGTTCACAAAGTATCTTCAGAGATGCCTCCGCCTGCTTTTATTAGTTCTGGCACATCTAGCCTACCCTTCGGTGGTAATACAGAAAAACAAGCACCAATCCCCCCCGTCACCAAAGCACTGGTTAAAGATACTTTTACCAAACCACCTCCTTCAAAGAATGAGGATCCTAAATTGCAACCTCAGACAAAGAAAAATCCTGAAGTTCCAGTGAGAATATTTAGGAAGGCTATTGAGGacgaaatatcattttttcaaaaggagaTCGACGAATTTAAGAATAAGACCcttgattttaaaattgaaataggaTCTAATGaggataaattgaatttaaaaaagaatacgGAAGAACTGGATAAATTCTGTGTGAATGTGTGTGAAATAACTAATGCTCAAACCAAAGAAATTAGTTGTCTTCAGAATCTTAATCTGGAGGGGTTTGAATGGATTGAAGAGGCTCGCTCGCGTGATGTTCGCAATAATGATCCCAA atatttaaaggcTCTTCGAGGACGTGCCTTAGATCCTCTGAGTCAAAAGAAATTAGATAACGTTTTGTCAAAGTATATGTACTTGGATCAACAGTTGAGAGAAGTGAACAATGTATTGGATGTTGAATGGGAAGATCACCAGAATAGCatccgaaaaaaaaataggtacaaCTCTTCTCAATCTACTCCATCTAGAGATACAATCTATAAGGCCTTGTTGAATAATCACAAAGTTTTAGAGGCTCAAAAATTTCAAGTCGAGTCTTTAGTTGAGAAAGTAAATGAAATAGCCATGAAAGAG AATATCTTTAACAAAGTGGATAGTTCCTTTAACAATGGAATCAACGAAATTTCAGATGCACTAGAGAAATCTGTGTTCTCTCTTCGTAATCAAAGTGCCTCCTTCAAGAAAAAAGATGATTTATCTTCTCCGATTAAAACATTCTCTCCTAAAAAAGAGGCAGCTCTTCGTCAATTTTTGGCTTTAAAAGGATCAGTAAAGGTTAGGTCAACTAAACCAACAAACCTTTCAGAGTCAAGATTCTTAAAATTGGATAGTAATGAAGAGATGAATaactctaaaaacttgattCAAGCCCTTTACACTGAATCAAAAGAGAATATCAATCTGAATAATAGCGTTGAGAAGATTAAGTCCGAAAAAGAAACTAATAAGAAACCCTCAATTGATAATTCAAAAGCTAATGTAACGACTCCTTTCATGAGTAATTCATTAGCTTCTATACCAAAAAGTGTGACTGTCACTTCTGTCCCTAATTCTAAACAAAAATCGGCTACCTCTTCGACGATGGGGTTTGGCTCTTCATTGCCATTTGGGAGGGAACCCAATACTACAGTATTTTCTACTGGCACAACTTCTACGAAGCTATTTAATTCTACAAGTGGTACACCGATAACAACATCTACTTCTTTGGGCATTTCTGCAACCAACACTAAGAGCTCTGGGTCTCAAAATTCAACTCCAACCACTGGTAGCTCCGTATTCAAACTTACGTCCAGTAGTACAACTCCTGTTCCTACGACTAGTTCCGTAGGCTTTACGTCATCTAATACTCCTTTATCTAAACCAGGGCCATTTTCTGGAGGATTTGGTGGAAATAGTTCAGGGTTTGCTTTCAAAACAGAAGTACCTACTACTGAAAAAGTAGATTCGACTCCAATTGCTGCTTCTTCGCCATTTTCAATGGGCACATCCCACCCTAAGGTATCTGATCAGATAAAAAGTACGATTGTCCCATCACATACAAGCACAGTGACGACAACTAATAGTTCAAGTTCTTCTGCTGTGTCAACTTCGGCAAGTACTTCAGGTATTTTTGGAACTTCTACTACTCCTTTAACGTCTCCTGGAATTTTTGGGTCGACTCCTAAATCAACTCCTTCGAGCGTATTTAGCTCGTCtaataacaacaatattttatcaGAAACATCAACAGGGATATTTGGAACGAAAACGAACTCTGCAAATTCTTTGTCTGTATTTGGTAGCTCTTCTGCGCCAGTTTCAACATCAGCAGGCATATTTGGTGGTGCATCTGTAACTTCCACAGGAGGAGGTACAAGCACTCCCAAATTAAATTCAACTGCCACCACAATTATTTTTGGTGGTGCTTCCACCAATACAACATCCTCAGAAAGTTCTCCTATTGTTTCGTCAACTTTGACGCAATGTACGTTAAGCAAACCTTCGAGTACCTCAACTACTAGTGTCTTTGGTACTGGTTCCATATCGACGtctgcaaataaaaatatttttaactcagCTGATAAACCGAGCTCTGGAATATTTAGTTCCCCATGTACTGTACCTAATACTTCTGAAAAACAAGGTGTATTTGGCACTTCCTCTAATACTCCTATTAAATCTAGTTCTGGAATATTTGAAGCATCAAATACATCTGATAAACCAAGCTCAAGTATATTTGGTGCAACAAGTTCTTCATCAAGTGAAACTAAGAAGGATACTTCTGGTATATTTAGTACACCATCCACTGTATCAAATGAACCCCTTGCGACTACTACATCAGTTCCCAACGTCGTAGCATCATCTTCAGTACTTTCAAGCTCTTCCTCTGCGTCTTCTAATATTTTTGCTGGAACAAATACTGTAACTTCCACTTTAAATACTACGACTCCAGCAAACACAGCTCCTACTACTAGCACAACGACATCCTGGCTTGGTTCAACTGGTAGTggtaatttatttagtaatagtGCAAATCCGTCAACTCCATGTGTGACTGGAGTCTTCGGACAGAACTCTTTAACAGGAAGTCAATCTTCGTCCATTTTTGGCGGTAATGGTGGGAAGCCACCATCAACTACCcagaattcaatattttcatctgGTGTCGCTAAAACTTCATCAATATTTGGTGATACAAAGGCTGCTGCTACTCCGACCCCATCATCGGTCTTCAATCACAGTACAACTCCAAGTAGTGTGTCTTTTGCTTCTTCAACAACTGGTGGAAATGCATTTTCAATTAACACTATAAAAACAACTGCTAGTGATTTTACCAATACTTCTTCAACTTTTGGAAATACAACAACTACATCGACAAGTGGCTCAATATTTGGAGGTGCTAATAATAGTGGAACGCCCCCTGCATTTGGAGGTGGCTCCGTATTTGGATCAAACCCTACTTCTTCTCAACCGTTTAGCAACACTTCCGTATTTGCATCACCTTCaagttcaaataataataacaatgcaTCTTCTTCAAGTGGAATTTTTAGTGGACTTGGATCTGCTCCTGATCCtgcaaataattccaaaaacatATTCAGTACGGCATCTAATTTTGGATCGACGCCTCCACCAAGTAACCTTTTTGGAGGTGGTGCTGGTGGTACCAGTAATACTTTTGGCAACTCCGCGCCTTCTACGCCACAAACTGGAATGGGATCTTCTTTCTCTGGAAATACTCCTTCGAGTCAAGGATTTGGTAGTCCGAAATCTACAGTTGGAGGGTTCGGAAACGCTCCTACATTTGGAGTTAATCCAAGTTTTGGTGGGACTGCTTCATTTGGAGGTGCTCCTAGTTTTGGTAGTTCTTCTTTTGGGGGGGTCAAACTCTCCTCAACAACCTACTTTCGGATCACAATCTCctg gttCATCCACGTTTGGTAA